One genomic region from Chelmon rostratus isolate fCheRos1 chromosome 11, fCheRos1.pri, whole genome shotgun sequence encodes:
- the znf503 gene encoding zinc finger protein 503, whose amino-acid sequence MITSPSASALKNSDICVAWESSSSRNSSSASINKPFLHSAPPSDPLRQANRLPIKVLKMLTARSGHILHPEYLQPLPSTPVSPIELDAKKSPLALLAQTCSQIGKPDPPPSSKLSSVTTNGSSEKESKSGPLKLSDIGVDDKSSFKPYSKPSDKKDSSSGVSSGEKSGFRVPSATCQPFTPRTGSPHSSTSASPMPSDGKCGDRDEKKESDCSKNGTTDGSGTTSHSRISVSCGGINVEVNQHQETTPGTKTTSSSESPSVTSVSSASVLGSGLVAPVSPYKPGQTVFPLPPAGMSYPGSLAGAYAGYPQHFLPHGGSLVNAQLASSLGCSKAGSSPLAGASPPSIMSASLCRDPYCLSYHCASHLAGAASASCTHDSAAAAAANALKSSYPLMYPTHPIHGVHSSAPSFSGHPLYPYGFMLPNDPLPHVCNWVSANGPCDKRFSSSEELLNHLRTHTAFTGAEKLISGYPGSSSLASAAAAAMACHMHMPPSGAPGSPGTLALRSPHHALGLSSRYHPYSKSPLPTPGAPVPVPAATGPYYSPYALYGQRLTTASALGYQ is encoded by the exons ATGATCACGTCGCCCTCGGCTTCTGCCCTGAAAAATAGTGATATTTGTGTAGCCTGGGAAAGCAGCAGTTCTCGGAATAGCAGCTCAGCGAGCATCAACAAGCCTTTTCTCCACTCCGCACCTCCGTCTGATCCACTACGGCAAGCAAACCGACTTCCCATCAAGGTCTTGAAAATGCTTACCGCACGGTCGGGACACATTTTGCACCCGGAGTATCTGCAGCCTTTGCCTTCTACTCCGGTTAGTCCCATAGAG CTAGATGCCAAGAAAAGTCCGCTGGCTCTGCTGGCGCAGACCTGCTCTCAGATCGGCAAACCGGACCCACCGCCCTCCTCCAAATTATCCTCCGTAACAACAAATGGATCTAGTGAGAAGGAATCTAAGTCGGGTCCTTTGAAATTGAGCGACATCGGTGTGGATGACAAATCTAGCTTCAAACCTTATTCTAAACCTTCAGATAAGAAGGACTCGTCTTCGGGCGTCTCAAGCGGAGAGAAGTCTGGTTTCCGAGTGCCGAGCGCCACCTGCCAGCCGTTTACGCCGCGGACAGGCAGCCCCCACTCCAGCACTTCAGCCTCTCCCATGCCATCAGATGGGAAATGTGGGGAcagggatgaaaagaaagagtCTGATTGCAGTAAAAATGGCACTACGGACGGGTCTGGCACCACGAGCCACAGCAGGATAAGCGTGAGTTGCGGTGGGATTAACGTGGAGGTCAACCAGCACCAGGAGACGACGCCTGGCACTAAAACCACCTCCTCCTCGGAGTCCCCATCAGTAACTTCTGTATCCTCCGCGTCCGTTCTCGGGTCAGGACTTGTGGCGCCGGTTTCTCCTTACAAACCCGGGCAGACAGTTTTCCCTTTGCCTCCTGCTGGCATGTCATACCCAGGCAGCTTGGCTGGGGCCTATGCTGGTTACCCTCAACACTTCCTGCCCCACGGAGGGAGCTTGGTAAACGCACAGCTGGCTAGTTCTCTGGGCTGCAGTAAGGCTGGATCCAGCCCTTTGGCCGGGGCTTCTCCACCGTCCATCATGTCAGCCAGCCTGTGCAGAGACCCTTACTGCCTCAGTTACCATTGTGCCAGCCACTTAGCGGGCGCAGCCAGCGCTTCCTGCACGCACgactctgcagctgcagcggcCGCGAACGCCCTCAAATCCAGCTACCCACTAATGTACCCGACACACCCCATCCACGGCGTGCATTCCTCGGCGCCGTCATTTAGCGGACACCCCCTCTATCCTTACGGTTTCATGCTCCCCAACGACCCTCTCCCTCACGTTTGTAATTGGGTGTCGGCAAATGGACCGTGCGACAAGCGCTTCTCCAGCTCAGAAGAGCTCCTGAACcacctgaggacacacactGCTTTTACCGGGGCGGAGAAGTTGATATCTGGTTATCCCGGGTCTTCGTCACTGGCCAGCGCCGCAGCAGCGGCCATGGCCTGCCATATGCACATGCCACCGTCAGGAGCACCCGGGAGCCCCGGAACTTTGGCTTTAAGGAGCCCGCATCACGCGTTAGGACTCAGCAGCCGCTACCACCCCTACTCCAAAAGCCCCCTGCCAACCCCCGGGGCCCCTGTCCCCGTCCCCGCTGCCACCGGCCCTTACTACTCCCCTTATGCACTGTACGGTCAGAGACTCACCACAGCATCAGCGCTTGGATaccagtga